The following coding sequences are from one Gadus macrocephalus chromosome 3, ASM3116895v1 window:
- the LOC132454213 gene encoding uncharacterized protein LOC132454213 — protein sequence MTVTFPVAMKPAQDMAAARCRVKTDIQDLWSETQPLVVVPVGGHVELEVEYLYGADSKMAAAQLHCRPGRGTFPSFSWLLNGAGLPADLLPAPPLHAAAPRYGLVDGGRSLVLTGVAPGGGGSYRCRVRDSFDDSAPWFESPAVLVRLTAAALTTIEIISISFCCFLLLVLVAGGVFVMLRLGDRRRANSRRPSTTHSGPRLPAALPSLTAQRTRAGVGYDAQTTTTSS from the exons ATGACGGTGACCTTCCCCGTCGCCATGAAACCTGCGCAGGACATGGCCGCTGCCCGGTGCCGGGTGAAGACCGACATCCAGGACCTTTGGAGCGAGACGCAACCTCTGGTCGTAG tcccggtcggcggccatgttgagctggaggtggagtatCTCTACGGGGCAGACTCTAAGATGGCCGCCGCCCAGCTGCACTGCCGCCCCGGCCGGGGAACCTTCCCCTCGTTCTCCTGGCTGCTGAACGGCGCCGGCCTCCCCGCTGACCTCCTTCCGGCGCCTCCTCTCCACGCCGCCGCCCCCCGCTACGGCCTGGTGGACGGGGGGCGGTCCCTCGTCCTCACCGGGGTGGCCCCCGGGGGGGGCGGGTCCTACCGCTGTCGGGTGAGGGACAGCTTCGATGACTCCGCCCCCTGGTTCGAGAGTCCGGCCGTGCTGGTCAGACTGACAG CGGCCGCTCTGACCACCATCGAGATCATCAGCATCTCGTTCTGCTGCTTCCTGCTGCTGGTCTTAGTGgcggggggggtgtttgtgatgCTGAGGCTTGGGGACCGCCGACGGG CCAACAGTCGGCGCCCCTCCACCACACA ctCAGGTCCCCGTCTGCCAGCAGCCTTGCCTTCTCTGACCGCTCAGAGAACCAGAGCTGGAGTCGGCTATGATGCCCAAACCACCACAACCAGTTCATGA
- the LOC132454753 gene encoding uncharacterized protein LOC132454753 isoform X23, with translation MLTLTWILIRIILTSRHHVSVLLLEMFSSMVVAVLGFFCFSLESNASPLRPPLLYGPDVALDGHVVEFGCRVLRPPGEPLLLQLFRQGLRSRALAFYTSLDGSPAVFPMVVRRASHEGNLECVASVQNNSRIQPSVSPPHRLKVLVPVGGATLAIRSREEEFFEGERLVLSCNVTSGNYVSYSWLLDDQPPPGPTPQPGPAPQPGPAPHHTHQDLLIPRAGPQHSGSYVCVASNRYNDTEVYRAASPKVMITVKELASRPDLSYAVEKQNQTFSVRVTCLSSRGTPPITFSLLGGAVLLARQTSEQGPSASFSVPLVPDAPPRGLRCRAENGGRVADGTETAVHVAPVGGPVTLSYEYITAEDFSVTAVTFFCRVAKGSHARFQWFLNGSLLGPDAPAFYTLLQPSARQSVLLLPVDRRSSGTYHCRVSDLYDNTTGVQSGKLYLDREVLNRLSSAVVAVVFSCFGLVIACVSACCCAGLICSGPPR, from the exons ATGCTGACACTAACGTGGATATTAATAAGGATTATCTTAACTTCACGCCACCACGTATCAGTGTTGCTGTTGGAGATGTTTTCTTCTATGGTTGTGGCCGTGCTGG GTTTCTTCTGCTTCAGCTTGGAGAGCA ATGCGTCTCCTCTGAGACCTCCGCTGCTCTACGGACCCGACGTAGCACTGGACGGACACGTCGTTGAGTTTGGGTGTCGGGTGCTCCGCCCCCCAGGAGAGCCACTCCTCCTGCAGCTGTTCAG GCAGGGGCTCCGCTCCAGGGCCCTGGCTTTCTACACCTCCCTGGACGGCAGCCCGGCCGTCTTCCCCATGGTGGTCCGACGCGCCTCCCACGAGGGGAACCTGGAGTGTGTGGCCAGCGTGCAGAACAACTCCCGGATCCAGCCCTCCGTCAGCCCACCGCATCGCCTCAAGGTCCTGG TGCCCGTGGGCGGAGCCACGCTCGCCATCCGGTCCCGGGAGGAGGAGTTCTTTGAGGGGGAGCGTCTGGTTCTGAGCTGTAACGTGACGTCAGGGAACTACGTCTCCTACAGCTGGCTGCTGGACgaccagcccccccccggccccaccccccagcctggccccgccccccagcctggccccgccccccaccacacccaccaggACCTCCTCATCCCCAG AGCTGGACCGCAGCACTCTGGGAGCTACGTCTGTGTCGCCTCCAACCGATACAACGACACCGAG gtctACCGCGCGGCCAGCCCCAAGGTCATGATCACagtcaaag AGTTGGCCTCCCGCCCTGACCTCTCCTACGCCGTGGAGAAGCAGAACCAGACCTTCTCGGTGCGGGTCACCTGCCTGTCCAGCAGAGGGACCCCCCCGATCACCTTCTCCCTCCTGGGGGGCGCCGTGCTCCTGGCCCGGCAGACCTCCGAGCAGGGTCCGAGCGCCTCCTTCAGCGTGCCCCTGGTCCCGGACGCCCCGCCCCGAGGGCTGCGCTGCCGGGCCGAGAACGGGGGGCGGGTCGCGGACGGGACGGAGACGGCCGTACACGTGG CGCCGGTGGGCGGGCCGGTGACCCTGAGCTATGAGTACATCACGGCGGAGGACTTCTCCGTGACCGCGGTGACGTTCTTCTGCCGGGTGGCCAAGGGGAGCCACGCCCGCTTCCAGTGGTTCCTCAACGGCAGCCTGCTGGGCCCAGACGCGCCGGCCTTCTACACCCTGCTGCAGCCGTCCGCCCGGCAGTCTGTCCTCCTGCTGCCCGTGGACAGACGGAGCTCCGGGACGTACCACTGCCGGGTGTCAGACCTCTACGACAACACGACGGGGGTCCAGAGCGGGAAGCTGTACCTAGACAGAGAAG
- the LOC132454753 gene encoding uncharacterized protein LOC132454753 isoform X22 translates to MLTLTWILIRIILTSRHHVSVLLLEMFSSMVVAVLGFFCFSLESNASPLRPPLLYGPDVALDGHVVEFGCRVLRPPGEPLLLQLFRQGLRSRALAFYTSLDGSPAVFPMVVRRASHEGNLECVASVQNNSRIQPSVSPPHRLKVLVPVGGATLAIRSREEEFFEGERLVLSCNVTSGNYVSYSWLLDDQPPPGPTPQPGPAPQPGPAPHHTHQDLLIPRAGPQHSGSYVCVASNRYNDTEVYRAASPKVMITVKELASRPDLSYAVEKQNQTFSVRVTCLSSRGTPPITFSLLGGAVLLARQTSEQGPSASFSVPLVPDAPPRGLRCRAENGGRVADGTETAVHVAPVGGPVTLSYEYITAEDFSVTAVTFFCRVAKGSHARFQWFLNGSLLGPDAPAFYTLLQPSARQSVLLLPVDRRSSGTYHCRVSDLYDNTTGVQSGKLYLDREGERWSVPRQRSAEPPLQRGRRGGLQLLWSGDRLRLRLLLRWTDLQEETGAP, encoded by the exons ATGCTGACACTAACGTGGATATTAATAAGGATTATCTTAACTTCACGCCACCACGTATCAGTGTTGCTGTTGGAGATGTTTTCTTCTATGGTTGTGGCCGTGCTGG GTTTCTTCTGCTTCAGCTTGGAGAGCA ATGCGTCTCCTCTGAGACCTCCGCTGCTCTACGGACCCGACGTAGCACTGGACGGACACGTCGTTGAGTTTGGGTGTCGGGTGCTCCGCCCCCCAGGAGAGCCACTCCTCCTGCAGCTGTTCAG GCAGGGGCTCCGCTCCAGGGCCCTGGCTTTCTACACCTCCCTGGACGGCAGCCCGGCCGTCTTCCCCATGGTGGTCCGACGCGCCTCCCACGAGGGGAACCTGGAGTGTGTGGCCAGCGTGCAGAACAACTCCCGGATCCAGCCCTCCGTCAGCCCACCGCATCGCCTCAAGGTCCTGG TGCCCGTGGGCGGAGCCACGCTCGCCATCCGGTCCCGGGAGGAGGAGTTCTTTGAGGGGGAGCGTCTGGTTCTGAGCTGTAACGTGACGTCAGGGAACTACGTCTCCTACAGCTGGCTGCTGGACgaccagcccccccccggccccaccccccagcctggccccgccccccagcctggccccgccccccaccacacccaccaggACCTCCTCATCCCCAG AGCTGGACCGCAGCACTCTGGGAGCTACGTCTGTGTCGCCTCCAACCGATACAACGACACCGAG gtctACCGCGCGGCCAGCCCCAAGGTCATGATCACagtcaaag AGTTGGCCTCCCGCCCTGACCTCTCCTACGCCGTGGAGAAGCAGAACCAGACCTTCTCGGTGCGGGTCACCTGCCTGTCCAGCAGAGGGACCCCCCCGATCACCTTCTCCCTCCTGGGGGGCGCCGTGCTCCTGGCCCGGCAGACCTCCGAGCAGGGTCCGAGCGCCTCCTTCAGCGTGCCCCTGGTCCCGGACGCCCCGCCCCGAGGGCTGCGCTGCCGGGCCGAGAACGGGGGGCGGGTCGCGGACGGGACGGAGACGGCCGTACACGTGG CGCCGGTGGGCGGGCCGGTGACCCTGAGCTATGAGTACATCACGGCGGAGGACTTCTCCGTGACCGCGGTGACGTTCTTCTGCCGGGTGGCCAAGGGGAGCCACGCCCGCTTCCAGTGGTTCCTCAACGGCAGCCTGCTGGGCCCAGACGCGCCGGCCTTCTACACCCTGCTGCAGCCGTCCGCCCGGCAGTCTGTCCTCCTGCTGCCCGTGGACAGACGGAGCTCCGGGACGTACCACTGCCGGGTGTCAGACCTCTACGACAACACGACGGGGGTCCAGAGCGGGAAGCTGTACCTAGACAGAGAAGGTGAACGCTGGTCTGTGCCTAGACAGAGAAG